From one Eleginops maclovinus isolate JMC-PN-2008 ecotype Puerto Natales chromosome 7, JC_Emac_rtc_rv5, whole genome shotgun sequence genomic stretch:
- the lcmt2 gene encoding tRNA wybutosine-synthesizing protein 4 isoform X2, translating into MKDVLKCSVAPQFYHENGHFDLIYCEICVVFYLRITRQLADIMPTTNRKRQGRDTAVQGTNDSSVVSKVSAAAQGYFQDAFLQHFVCKVARRAPLINRGYYVRWRAVDHCVKKFLQVTENCPKRQILSLGAGFDSAYFRLHAEEALDRAVVFEVDFPDVCRRKAALINANISLRGLLDPHLPSPTGPVYVHSGQYRLLGVDVREEAQVEEALSAAGLDWAAPTLILSEVVLTYMETQWSDAVICWATKLLPQSLFVMYEQIHPRDPFGRIMQDHFLKLNSTLHALQQYPDTAAQRHRFLDQGWEQCVCLDMNAFYFGLVPEEERSRVESLEPFDEYEEWHQKCSHYFILTASRGSLMAEALLPHPPVPSILPSWSTSALSLRPLPVCVEGLGTASTSLSTGRVLLTGGSSRGGRGPVSRVLLRGQGGWRCVSVETAGDLGVRLYHTATSLPGGGGLVFGGRSSPLKPARGLFRVSLVPGGPQDPLHSEDPGKLCVEEMVCTGEAPLPRWRHSAATVRHKGEDFLFVFGGKNESQPVLSDGYFLCVERQHWREMPVEGAAPEARHSHSACSYQGGLVLFGGVDSGGVPLGDTAVLRPTDRGFCWERIDVQPPPVPRYSHTAHVIGERLLVVGGVWLHSDGVPGVLMIHLSTRCSVEFRMDTTAVPWPLMLHSFCSELTNPGDPELLLIGGGGNCFSFGTHFNLQPVTVDLRAALR; encoded by the exons ATGAaggatgttttgaaatgttctgtGGCTCCTCAATTCTATCATGAAAATggacattttgatttaatataCTGTGAaatatgtgttgtattttaccTGCGAATTACAAGACAACTTGCTGACATTATGCCGACAACAAATAGAAAGAGACAGGGCAGGGACACCGCT GTTCAGGGGACCAACGACAGCAGTGTGGTCAGCAAAGtgtctgctgcagctcagggaTATTTCCAGGACGCCTTCCTCCAACACTTTGTTTGCAAAGTGGCCAGAAGAGCCCCGCTCATCAACAG gGGCTACTATGTGCGCTGGAGAGCTGTGGACCACTGTGTGAAGAAGTTCCTACAAGTTACTGAAAACTGCCCGAAGAGACAG ATTCTGTCTTTAGGCGCGGGGTTCGACTCTGCGTATTTCCGCCTGCATGCAGAGGAAGCCCTGGACAGAGCTGTGGTGTTTGAGGTGGATTTCCCTGATGTCTGCCGACGTAAAGCTGCCCTCATCAACGCTAACATCTCACTGAGGGGGCTGTTGGACCCACATTTACCTTCCCCTACAG GTCCGGTCTATGTGCACAGTGGTCAGTACCGTCTGCTGGGGGTGGATGTGAGGGAGGAGGCGCAGGTGGAGGAGGCTCTTAGTGCAGCTGGGCTTGACTGGGCGGCTCCCACTCTGATTCTCTCTGAAGTGGTGCTCACATACATGGAGACACAATG GTCAGACGCTGTCATATGTTGGGCCACTAAGCTCCTGCCACAGTCTCTCTTCGTCATGTACGAGCAGATTCATCCTCGCGATCCCTTCGGACGCATCATGCAGGATCACTTCCTGAAACTAAATTCCACTCTGCACGCCCTCCAGCAATACCCCGACACAGCTGCACAGAGGCACCGCTTCCTGGACCAG ggctgggagcagtgtgtgtgtctggataTGAACGCCTTCTACTTTGGGCTGGTCCccgaggaggagaggagcagagtgGAGAGCCTGGAGCCGTTTGATGAGTACGAG GAGTGGCACCAGAAGTGCTCTCACTACTTCATCCTCACAGCCTCCCGAGGCTCCCTGATGGCTGAGGCGTTACTCCCACATCCTCCAG TGCCGTCCATACTCCCGTCCTGGAGCACCTCAGCCCTGAGTCTGCGGCCCCTCCCGGTGTGTGTGGAGGGTCTGGGGACGGCCTCCACCTCTCTGAGCACGGGGAGGGTACTGCTGACAGgagggagcagcagaggaggcagggggcccgtcagcaGGGTCCTGCTCAGGGGCCAGGGAGGCTGGAGGTGTGTCAGTGTGGAGACAGCAGGGGATTTGG GAGTTCGTCTCTACCACACGGCGACCTCTCTCCCTGGAGGGGGTGGGTTGGTATTCGGGGGtcgctcctctcctctgaaACCAGCCAGAGGCCTCTTCAGAGTATCGCTGGTCCCCGGGGGTCCACAGGATCCTCTCCACTCAGAGGACCCGGGGAAACTCTGTGTGGAGGAGATGGTCTGTACGGGTGAAGCGCCACTGCCGAGATGGAGGCACTCTGCTGCCACCGTCAGGCACAAAG GTGAAgactttctgtttgtgtttggtggAAAGAATGAATCACAGCCAGTCCTGAGTGACggttacttcctgtgtgttgaGCGGCAGCACTGGAGAGAG ATGCCAGTAGAGGGCGCAGCACCAGAGGCCCGTCACTCCCATTCAGCCTGTTCCTATCAGGGAGGCCTGGTGCTGTTCGGAGGAGTAGACAGTGGGGGGGTTCCTCTGGGGGACACAGCTGTGTTAAGGCCGACTGACAGGGGCTTCTGCTGGGAGAGAATAGACGTGCAGCCCCCCCCTGTGCCCAG GTACTCCCATACAGCCCATGTGATCGGTGAGAGGCTGCTGGTGGTTGGAGGGGTTTGGCTGCATTCAGACGGAGTTCCAGGAGTCCTCATGATCCACCTCAGCACCCGCTGCAGTGTGGAGTTCAGAATGGACACG ACCGCGGTGCCTTGGCCTCTGATGCTCCACTCCTTCTGCTCGGAGCTGACGAACCCCGGAGACCCGGAGCTGCTGCTGatcggaggaggaggaaactgtTTCTCCTTCGGGACTCACTTCAACCTGCAGCCGGTCACTGTGGACCTCAGAGCCGCGCTGAGATAA
- the tbccd1 gene encoding TBCC domain-containing protein 1: MEADSVSIWPRIEPFLLGALQVAPPTKLSLHYLRKMATYVRTRDGCFPSLSWPMWRHIACGKLQLPEDLTWLYFETFDLLIGHAPQERLEWAECLSQCSNKSELDRQRSKLSVDTLQFLLFLYIQQLNRVSLRTSLIGEEWPSIRARSPSPTDRDAKTSSQNKNWDEQAHLSFMQSHLGEILELLVEPGQLSQSGQALRDCQISMEAVRCLGLLLEGSSCHSKAVQPVHRLLTKPPLQTQAGYSSLSRCFPLHLLLSCLQKTLTINPFGITATLQSGKKLAWAQQVEGSMKRARIARNTHLAPPGSKMVLISQVIKQTLAKTSEKLTGANIKIHRCVDAFIYLLSPLRSVSLDKCRDCTVVLGPVETSVHIHSCQNLRVVCVSGRIAIGVSSRCTIHTLTPTRPLLLPGNTDITLGPFHSFYPSLEDHMGSVGLAVVPNAWDRPLLVGTEGLFNSSLNASSIPAPACYRLLPPAEFHTMVVPFEMEGDTCEVPGGLPPLYQAEVEEKEKRIQNWQKTVLEARLNKEQKRQFQDLVEVKFHEWLLETGHRQELDSLIPPTVSSLKHSNGTTTQGVNHTRHVRTGRPVEQSPMAC, from the exons ATGGAGGCAGACAGTGTGAGCATATGGCCACGCATCGAGCCCTTCTTACTGGGAGCCCTGCAG GTGGCTCCCCCAACCAAACTCAGCCTGCACTATCTCCGAAAGATGGCGACGTACGTGCGAACACGGGACGGCTGCTTCCCCTCCCTCAGCTGGCCCATGTGGAGGCACATTGCCTGTGGAAAGCTGCAGCTTCCTGAAGATCTCACATGGCTCTACTTTGAGACGTTTGACCTCCTTATAGGCCACGCTCCACAGGAGAGGCTGGAATGGGCTGAGTGTCTTTCCCAGTGCTCTAACAAAAGCGAGTTGGACCGACAAAGGAGCAAG TTATCTGTGGACACACTgcagttcctcctcttcctctacatcCAGCAGCTGAACCGTGTGTCTCTGCGCACCTCTCTGATCGGTGAAGAGTGGCCCAGCATTCGGGCTCGCTCCCCGTCTCCAACGGACCGAGATGCCAAGACCAGCTCCCAGAACAAG AACTGGGACGAACAGGCCCACCTGTCGTTTATGCAGAGCCACCTGGGGGAGATCctggagctgctggtggagcCGGGTCAGCTGTCACAGTCTGGACAGGCCCTCAGAGACTGCCAG ATATCCATGGAAGCTGTGCGATGCCTGGGTCTCCTCCTGGAGGGCTCGTCGTGTCACAGCAAAGCGGTGCAGCCCGTCCACCGGCTGCTGACCAAACCTCCCCTGCAGACCCAGGCCGGCTACTCCTCCCTCAGCCGCTGCTTCCCCCTGCACCTGCTGCTCTCCTGCCTGCAGAAGACACTCACAATCAACCCCTTCGGGATCACCGCCACCCTGCAATCAGGGAAGAAGCTGGCCTGGGCACAACAAG TGGAGGGGTCCATGAAGAGAGCCAGGATAGCCAGGAACACCCACTTGGCCCCCCCCGGCAGTAAGATGGTGCTGATTTCGCAGGTCATCAAACAGACTCTGGCTAAAACCTCAGAGAAGCTGACCGGCGCCAACATCAAAATCCACAGATGTGTCGACGCCTTCATCTacctgctctctcctctcag ATCAGTCAGTTTGGATAAGTGCCGGGACTGCACCGTGGTCCTGGGTCCTGTTGAGACCAGCGTTCACATCCACAGCTGCCAGAACCTTCgcgtggtgtgtgtgtcgggCAGGATCGCCATCGGGGTCTCCTCACGTTGCACCATCCACACCTTGACCCCCACCCGCCCCTTGCTCCTCCCTGGAAACACAGACATTACCCTGGGGCCTTTCCACAGCTTCTACCCCTCCCTGGAGGATCACATGGGCAGCGTGGGGCTCGCTGTGGTCCCCAACGCCTGGGACAGACCCTTACTGGTGGGCACcgagggcctctttaactccTCACTCAACGCCTCGTCCATCCCGGCCCCCGCCTGTTACCGCTTGCTGCCCCCGGCTGAGTTCCACACCATGGTGGTGCCTTTCGAGATGGAAGGGGACACGTGTGAGGTGCCGGGGGGGCTACCTCCTCTGTACCAGGCGGAGgtggaagaaaaggaaaagaggatcCAGAACTGGCAGAAGACGGTGTTGGAGGCCCGGCTCAACAA GGAGCAGAAGAGGCAGTTCCAGGATTTAGTCGAGGTCAAGTTCCACGAGTGGCTTTTGGAAACGGGGCACCGACAGGAACTGGACAGCCTCATCCCCCCCACTGTGTCCTCTTTAAAGCACTCCAATGGAACCACGACACAGGGAGTCAATCACACCAGACACGTGAGGACTGGGCGGCCCGTGGAACAGTCGCCTATGGCTTGTTGA
- the lcmt2 gene encoding tRNA wybutosine-synthesizing protein 4 isoform X1, giving the protein MKDVLKCSVAPQFYHENGHFDLIYCEICVVFYLRITRQLADIMPTTNRKRQGRDTAVQGTNDSSVVSKVSAAAQGYFQDAFLQHFVCKVARRAPLINRGYYVRWRAVDHCVKKFLQVTENCPKRQILSLGAGFDSAYFRLHAEEALDRAVVFEVDFPDVCRRKAALINANISLRGLLDPHLPSPTGPVYVHSGQYRLLGVDVREEAQVEEALSAAGLDWAAPTLILSEVVLTYMETQWSDAVICWATKLLPQSLFVMYEQIHPRDPFGRIMQDHFLKLNSTLHALQQYPDTAAQRHRFLDQGWEQCVCLDMNAFYFGLVPEEERSRVESLEPFDEYEEWHQKCSHYFILTASRGSLMAEALLPHPPGRYHFVPLVEKHFPRTPSFIASLSPVPSILPSWSTSALSLRPLPVCVEGLGTASTSLSTGRVLLTGGSSRGGRGPVSRVLLRGQGGWRCVSVETAGDLGVRLYHTATSLPGGGGLVFGGRSSPLKPARGLFRVSLVPGGPQDPLHSEDPGKLCVEEMVCTGEAPLPRWRHSAATVRHKGEDFLFVFGGKNESQPVLSDGYFLCVERQHWREMPVEGAAPEARHSHSACSYQGGLVLFGGVDSGGVPLGDTAVLRPTDRGFCWERIDVQPPPVPRYSHTAHVIGERLLVVGGVWLHSDGVPGVLMIHLSTRCSVEFRMDTTAVPWPLMLHSFCSELTNPGDPELLLIGGGGNCFSFGTHFNLQPVTVDLRAALR; this is encoded by the exons ATGAaggatgttttgaaatgttctgtGGCTCCTCAATTCTATCATGAAAATggacattttgatttaatataCTGTGAaatatgtgttgtattttaccTGCGAATTACAAGACAACTTGCTGACATTATGCCGACAACAAATAGAAAGAGACAGGGCAGGGACACCGCT GTTCAGGGGACCAACGACAGCAGTGTGGTCAGCAAAGtgtctgctgcagctcagggaTATTTCCAGGACGCCTTCCTCCAACACTTTGTTTGCAAAGTGGCCAGAAGAGCCCCGCTCATCAACAG gGGCTACTATGTGCGCTGGAGAGCTGTGGACCACTGTGTGAAGAAGTTCCTACAAGTTACTGAAAACTGCCCGAAGAGACAG ATTCTGTCTTTAGGCGCGGGGTTCGACTCTGCGTATTTCCGCCTGCATGCAGAGGAAGCCCTGGACAGAGCTGTGGTGTTTGAGGTGGATTTCCCTGATGTCTGCCGACGTAAAGCTGCCCTCATCAACGCTAACATCTCACTGAGGGGGCTGTTGGACCCACATTTACCTTCCCCTACAG GTCCGGTCTATGTGCACAGTGGTCAGTACCGTCTGCTGGGGGTGGATGTGAGGGAGGAGGCGCAGGTGGAGGAGGCTCTTAGTGCAGCTGGGCTTGACTGGGCGGCTCCCACTCTGATTCTCTCTGAAGTGGTGCTCACATACATGGAGACACAATG GTCAGACGCTGTCATATGTTGGGCCACTAAGCTCCTGCCACAGTCTCTCTTCGTCATGTACGAGCAGATTCATCCTCGCGATCCCTTCGGACGCATCATGCAGGATCACTTCCTGAAACTAAATTCCACTCTGCACGCCCTCCAGCAATACCCCGACACAGCTGCACAGAGGCACCGCTTCCTGGACCAG ggctgggagcagtgtgtgtgtctggataTGAACGCCTTCTACTTTGGGCTGGTCCccgaggaggagaggagcagagtgGAGAGCCTGGAGCCGTTTGATGAGTACGAG GAGTGGCACCAGAAGTGCTCTCACTACTTCATCCTCACAGCCTCCCGAGGCTCCCTGATGGCTGAGGCGTTACTCCCACATCCTCCAGGTAGATATCACTTTGTTCCTCTCGTGGAAAAACACTTTCCACGAACACCTTCTTTTATTGCCTCATTATCTCCAGTGCCGTCCATACTCCCGTCCTGGAGCACCTCAGCCCTGAGTCTGCGGCCCCTCCCGGTGTGTGTGGAGGGTCTGGGGACGGCCTCCACCTCTCTGAGCACGGGGAGGGTACTGCTGACAGgagggagcagcagaggaggcagggggcccgtcagcaGGGTCCTGCTCAGGGGCCAGGGAGGCTGGAGGTGTGTCAGTGTGGAGACAGCAGGGGATTTGG GAGTTCGTCTCTACCACACGGCGACCTCTCTCCCTGGAGGGGGTGGGTTGGTATTCGGGGGtcgctcctctcctctgaaACCAGCCAGAGGCCTCTTCAGAGTATCGCTGGTCCCCGGGGGTCCACAGGATCCTCTCCACTCAGAGGACCCGGGGAAACTCTGTGTGGAGGAGATGGTCTGTACGGGTGAAGCGCCACTGCCGAGATGGAGGCACTCTGCTGCCACCGTCAGGCACAAAG GTGAAgactttctgtttgtgtttggtggAAAGAATGAATCACAGCCAGTCCTGAGTGACggttacttcctgtgtgttgaGCGGCAGCACTGGAGAGAG ATGCCAGTAGAGGGCGCAGCACCAGAGGCCCGTCACTCCCATTCAGCCTGTTCCTATCAGGGAGGCCTGGTGCTGTTCGGAGGAGTAGACAGTGGGGGGGTTCCTCTGGGGGACACAGCTGTGTTAAGGCCGACTGACAGGGGCTTCTGCTGGGAGAGAATAGACGTGCAGCCCCCCCCTGTGCCCAG GTACTCCCATACAGCCCATGTGATCGGTGAGAGGCTGCTGGTGGTTGGAGGGGTTTGGCTGCATTCAGACGGAGTTCCAGGAGTCCTCATGATCCACCTCAGCACCCGCTGCAGTGTGGAGTTCAGAATGGACACG ACCGCGGTGCCTTGGCCTCTGATGCTCCACTCCTTCTGCTCGGAGCTGACGAACCCCGGAGACCCGGAGCTGCTGCTGatcggaggaggaggaaactgtTTCTCCTTCGGGACTCACTTCAACCTGCAGCCGGTCACTGTGGACCTCAGAGCCGCGCTGAGATAA
- the dnajb11 gene encoding dnaJ homolog subfamily B member 11 — protein sequence MATKGMNLCNVCCLLLYVISAVLAGRDFYAILGVTKSASIRDIKKAYRKLALQLHPDRNQDDPKAADKFADLGSAYEVLSDEEKRKQYDAYGEDGLKEGHHGSHNDIFSSFFGDFGFMFGGNRQQQDRNIPRGNDIILDLEVTLEEVYSGNFVEVVRVKPVAKEAPGKRKCNCRQEMRTTQLGPGRFQMTQEMVCDECPNVKLVNEERTLEVEIEQGVRDEMEYPFIGEGEPHIDGEPGDLRFRIKVLKHPVFERRGDDLYTNVTISLVEALIGFEMDIDHLDGHTVHIVRDKITKPGARMWKKGEGLPNFDNINIRGSLIISFDVEFPQTQLDDQQKDGIRGLLKQGSVQKVYNGLQGY from the exons ATGGCTACCAAAGGGATGAATCTGTGCAATGTCTGCTGCCTGCTTCTCTACGTTATTTCGGCGGTGCTTGCAGG GCGAGATTTCTATGCTATCTTGGGGGTGACAAAGAGTGCATCAATCAGGGACATAAAGAAGGCCTACAGAAAGCTGGCTCTTCAGTTACACCCCGACAGAAACCAGGACGACCCCAAAGCTGCAGACAAATTTGCAGATTTAGGATCAGCTTATGAG GTGCTCTCAGAcgaggagaagaggaaacagtATGATGCTTACGGAGAAGACGGGCTCAAAGAGGGTCACCACGGCTCTCACAACGACATCTTCTCCAG CTTCTTCGGTGACTTTGGGTTCATGTTTGGAGGAAACCGACAGCAGCAGGACAGGAACATCCCCCGAGGAAATGACATCATACTAGACCTGGAGGTCACGCTTGAAGAGGTGTACTCTGGGAACTTTGTGGAG GTTGTTCGTGTAAAGCCGGTAGCTAAAGAAGCCCCCGGCAAGAGGAAGTGTAACTGCAGGCAGGAGATGAGGACGACTCAGCTCGGACCTGGACGCTTCCAGATGACTCAGGAAATGGTGTGTGACGAGTGTCCCAACGTCAA GCTGGTGAATGAAGAGAGGACGCTGGAGGTAGAGATCGAACAGGGAGTGAGAGATGAAATGGAATACCCCTTCATTGGAGAGG GGGAACCTCACATCGACGGGGAGCCTGGAGATCTACGCTTCCGCATCAAAGTGCTGAA ACACCCGGTGTTTGAGCGCAGAGGAGACGACCTGTACACCAACGTCACCATCTCCCTGGTGGAGGCTCTGATCGGCTTCGAGATGGACATCGATCACCTGGACGGACACACG GTCCACATAGTGAGGGATAAGATCACGAAGCCCGGAGCTCGGATGTGGAAGAAAGGAGAAGGTCTGCCAAACTTTGACAACATCAACATCCGAGGGTCCCTCATCATCTCCTTCGACGTGGAGTTCCCTCAGACGCAGCTCGACGATCAGCAGAAAGACG GTATCCGGGGTCTTCTGAAGCAGGGCTCTGTACAGAAGGTTTACAACGGACTACAAGGATACTaa
- the crygs2 gene encoding crystallin, gamma S2, translated as MGRIAFYEDKNFQGRRYECDSDCSDFHAYLSRCNSIRVESGAWVVYERPNFMGYQYVLTRGEYPDSQRWMGLNDRLSSCKMVHFTGGAQYKIQLYDKEDFGGQAFEASEDCPSLLEKFRWREVHSCKILDGWWVFYENPNYRGRQYFLEKGEYCKHGDWGAASPTVQSFRRFTE; from the exons atGGGCAGG ATTGCGTTCTACGAGGACAAGAACTTCCAGGGCCGCCGCTATGAGTGCGACAGCGACTGCTCCGACTTCCACGCCTACCTGAGCCGCTGCAACTCCATCCGGGTGGAGAGCGGCGCCTGGGTGGTGTACGAGAGGCCCAACTTCATGGGCTACCAGTACGTCCTGACCCGGGGGGAGTACCCAGACTCCCAGCGCTGGATGGGCCTCAACGACCGCCTCAGCTCCTGCAAGATGGTCCACTTT ACCGGGGGGGCCCAGTATAAGATCCAGCTGTATGACAAGGAAGACTTCGGGGGCCAGGCCTTCGAGGCCTCCGAGGACTGCCCCTCCCTGCTGGAGAAGTTCCGCTGGAGGGAGGTGCACTCCTGCAAGATCCTGGACGGCTGGTGGGTTTTCTACGAGAATCCCAATTACCGCGGGCGCCAGTACTTCCTGGAGAAGGGCGAGTACTGCAAGCACGGGGACTGGGGGGCCGCCAGTCCCACGGTGCAGTCCTTCAGACGCTTCACCGAatga